The Actinomyces sp. oral taxon 414 genome has a segment encoding these proteins:
- a CDS encoding ABC transporter ATP-binding protein — MEVSAAPRRAPSPSAAVRRPPDAAPDRAAPVMQWRHAVKHYPGAADPALDDVSFNVRPGEIVVLVGPNGSGKTTAMEMISGLRPPTSGEVRIDGQPVRPAAAQRALIGVQLQETGLPQRLKVREAIRAVAALYADPGPVERIVAQLGLTERAAQAIDSLSGGWARRLDVALACIGRPRALVLDEPTSGIDPVARAELWEFLRLRRAEGVAVLASTHDLSEAEAYADRLLVLDRGRLILQGTVEEVLGPADGRWRLRLIGADPSVDAWARARGLDLVGTGEVRVLIADKEAVTAMADVIEAARGRGELRYQDILKGPIRLEDVFAEAVSRADRGAAA; from the coding sequence ATGGAAGTCTCCGCCGCGCCCCGGCGGGCCCCCTCGCCGTCGGCCGCAGTGCGCCGCCCGCCCGACGCCGCCCCCGACCGCGCCGCCCCGGTCATGCAATGGCGCCACGCGGTCAAGCACTACCCGGGAGCCGCCGACCCCGCCCTCGACGACGTCTCCTTCAATGTGCGCCCCGGCGAGATCGTGGTGCTGGTCGGCCCCAACGGCTCGGGCAAGACCACGGCCATGGAAATGATCTCCGGCCTGCGCCCGCCGACCTCGGGCGAGGTCCGCATCGACGGGCAGCCCGTGCGCCCAGCGGCCGCCCAACGCGCCCTCATCGGCGTCCAACTCCAGGAGACGGGCCTGCCCCAGCGCCTGAAGGTCCGCGAGGCCATCCGCGCGGTCGCCGCCCTGTACGCCGACCCGGGCCCGGTCGAGCGGATCGTCGCCCAGCTCGGCCTGACCGAGCGCGCGGCCCAGGCCATTGACTCCCTGTCGGGCGGATGGGCCAGGCGCCTGGACGTCGCCCTGGCCTGCATCGGCCGACCCCGCGCCCTCGTCCTGGACGAGCCCACCAGCGGCATCGACCCGGTGGCGCGCGCCGAGCTGTGGGAGTTCCTCCGGCTGCGGCGCGCCGAGGGTGTCGCCGTCCTCGCCTCCACCCACGACCTGAGCGAGGCCGAGGCCTATGCCGACCGGCTCCTGGTCCTCGACCGCGGACGCCTGATCCTGCAGGGGACGGTCGAGGAGGTCCTCGGCCCGGCCGACGGCCGGTGGCGGCTGCGGCTCATCGGGGCCGACCCCTCCGTGGACGCCTGGGCCCGCGCTCGCGGCCTCGACCTGGTGGGGACGGGGGAGGTGCGCGTGCTCATCGCCGACAAGGAGGCCGTCACGGCCATGGCCGACGTGATCGAGGCGGCCCGGGGCCGCGGCGAGCTGCGCTACCAGGACATCCTGAAGGGGCCGATCCGGCTGGAGGACGTCTTCGCCGAGGCGGTCTCGCGAGCCGATCGGGGGGCGGCCGCATGA
- a CDS encoding ABC transporter permease, producing MSAAQHPARRPEPRPESTAPAGPAGPAGPAGPAGPDRPVLASGWRVVAVWTRQELVLLLREPVAVFFSLVFPVIMYVFIGIPYASTEVAPGVRFIDVMFSSLILTVIANLLLMGVPIYLAELRSRGIDRRYATLPLRGGHFVIALLLSTLVLVMAASMIIVLVVAVRDGVRSELWSPPLLLLLAGSIVWLSALGFLIGALRVSSRTTQALSAAVFFLMFFGSGAAMPLDQLPEILKRILEWNPLKQWLDVAVGLYTGTGVEQVEWLRLALALPLTLGCVLAGSRLWRHRT from the coding sequence ATGAGCGCGGCGCAGCACCCGGCCCGGCGCCCGGAGCCGCGCCCGGAGTCCACCGCGCCCGCCGGCCCCGCCGGTCCCGCCGGCCCCGCCGGCCCCGCCGGCCCCGACCGGCCGGTCCTCGCGTCCGGGTGGCGCGTCGTGGCGGTGTGGACCCGCCAGGAGCTCGTCCTGCTGCTGCGCGAGCCCGTTGCCGTGTTCTTCTCCCTCGTCTTCCCGGTGATTATGTACGTCTTCATCGGCATCCCCTACGCCTCGACCGAGGTGGCGCCCGGCGTGAGGTTCATCGACGTCATGTTCTCCTCGCTCATCCTGACGGTGATCGCCAACCTCCTGCTCATGGGGGTGCCCATCTATCTCGCCGAGCTCCGCTCGCGCGGGATCGACCGGCGCTACGCCACGCTCCCGCTGCGGGGCGGGCACTTCGTGATCGCCCTGCTGCTGTCCACGCTCGTGCTGGTCATGGCCGCCTCAATGATCATCGTCCTGGTGGTGGCCGTGCGCGACGGGGTGAGATCGGAGCTGTGGAGCCCTCCGCTTCTGCTCCTCCTGGCGGGCTCGATCGTCTGGCTCTCGGCGCTGGGCTTCCTCATCGGCGCACTGAGGGTCTCCTCGCGCACGACCCAGGCCCTGTCGGCCGCCGTCTTCTTCCTCATGTTCTTCGGCTCGGGCGCAGCCATGCCCCTGGACCAGCTGCCCGAGATCCTCAAGAGGATCCTGGAGTGGAACCCCCTCAAGCAGTGGCTCGACGTCGCAGTGGGCCTCTACACGGGCACCGGGGTCGAGCAGGTCGAGTGGCTCCGGCTCGCCCTGGCGCTGCCCCTGACCCTGGGATGCGTCCTGGCGGGCTCGCGGCTGTGGCGGCACCGGACGTGA
- a CDS encoding N-acetylglucosamine-6-phosphate deacetylase produces the protein MSPAVPAAAAPAPATTARRGRVVTPDRIIDDGAVVVTDRHIAWVGPAAAAGRAGFGDAVAAAESAPGGGYLLPGLVDVHCHGGGGESFPNARTAEQAMTAVMEHRRAGTTSLVASCVTASAEVLRERTAVLADLCERGELAAIHFEGPFVSVERCGAQDPTYIIDPDADLVRELIALGRGHVATMTIAPEKPGVTGDDGVIAALIAGGALPSLGHTDSEAGPVRAALADAAARLDARAEAGLPMRCDRPTATHLFNGMRPMHHRAPGPVPEFLAAAARGRCIVEMIGDGVHLNPAIVLDMFETLGRDNVVLVTDAMAAAGMADGDYVLGSQPVTVADGVARLSEGGAIAGGTSRLIDVVRTTWRGGVDLVDAVYAASVQGARILGDDSVGALEAGCWGDVVVTDADLVPVDVLRRGGVVA, from the coding sequence ATGAGCCCCGCCGTTCCCGCCGCCGCTGCACCCGCCCCCGCGACCACCGCCCGCCGGGGCCGGGTCGTCACCCCCGACCGCATCATCGACGACGGCGCCGTCGTCGTCACCGATCGGCACATCGCCTGGGTCGGCCCGGCCGCCGCCGCCGGGCGCGCGGGCTTCGGCGACGCCGTCGCCGCCGCCGAGAGCGCCCCCGGGGGCGGCTACCTCCTGCCCGGCCTGGTCGACGTCCACTGCCACGGCGGCGGCGGCGAGTCCTTCCCCAACGCCCGGACCGCCGAGCAGGCCATGACGGCCGTCATGGAGCACCGCCGAGCAGGCACCACCAGCCTCGTGGCCTCCTGCGTCACCGCCTCCGCCGAGGTCTTGCGCGAGCGCACCGCGGTGCTGGCCGACCTGTGCGAGCGCGGAGAGCTCGCCGCCATCCACTTCGAAGGGCCCTTCGTCTCCGTCGAGCGCTGCGGCGCCCAGGACCCCACCTACATCATCGACCCCGATGCGGACCTGGTCCGCGAGCTGATCGCCCTGGGCCGCGGCCACGTGGCCACCATGACCATCGCCCCCGAGAAGCCCGGCGTCACCGGCGACGACGGCGTCATCGCGGCCCTCATCGCCGGCGGCGCCCTGCCGAGCCTGGGCCACACCGACTCCGAGGCCGGCCCCGTGCGCGCCGCCCTGGCCGACGCCGCCGCCCGCCTGGACGCGCGTGCGGAGGCGGGGCTGCCGATGCGCTGCGACCGGCCCACCGCCACCCACCTGTTCAACGGCATGCGCCCCATGCACCACCGCGCCCCCGGACCGGTGCCCGAGTTCCTTGCGGCGGCGGCCCGGGGCCGGTGCATCGTCGAGATGATCGGCGACGGCGTCCACCTCAATCCCGCCATCGTGCTCGACATGTTCGAGACCCTTGGCCGGGACAATGTCGTCCTGGTCACCGACGCCATGGCCGCGGCCGGCATGGCCGACGGCGACTACGTGCTCGGCTCCCAGCCGGTCACCGTGGCCGACGGCGTCGCCCGCCTGAGCGAGGGCGGCGCCATCGCCGGCGGGACCAGCCGCCTCATCGACGTCGTGCGCACCACCTGGAGGGGCGGGGTGGACCTGGTCGACGCCGTCTACGCCGCCTCCGTCCAGGGCGCCAGGATCCTCGGGGACGACTCGGTGGGCGCCCTGGAGGCCGGGTGCTGGGGCGACGTCGTCGTCACCGACGCCGACCTGGTCCCGGTGGACGTCCTGCGCCGCGGCGGGGTCGTCGCCTGA
- a CDS encoding helix-turn-helix domain-containing protein has protein sequence MIAVMEAVVVEEHEWSALQVHKAKSPYKLMRRKSEAILMLSEGVGVDVVARLVERATRTVMEWARDWRRDRLSSICTGHVGNNNASKISQEQEKEILEALSRPPSEQGIAAEFWNIHDLAGWMHERFGIE, from the coding sequence ATGATTGCGGTTATGGAAGCGGTAGTGGTCGAGGAGCATGAGTGGTCGGCTCTTCAAGTGCACAAGGCGAAATCCCCGTATAAGCTGATGAGGCGCAAGTCGGAGGCGATTCTCATGCTGTCGGAGGGAGTCGGCGTCGATGTCGTGGCGCGGTTGGTGGAGCGCGCCACCAGGACGGTCATGGAGTGGGCGAGGGATTGGAGGAGGGATCGGTTGTCGTCCATTTGCACAGGGCATGTCGGCAACAACAACGCCTCCAAGATCTCCCAGGAGCAGGAGAAGGAGATCCTGGAGGCGCTGTCGCGCCCTCCGTCGGAGCAGGGCATTGCGGCGGAGTTCTGGAATATTCACGATCTGGCGGGCTGGATGCACGAGCGCTTCGGTATCGAGTGA
- a CDS encoding IS630 family transposase, with amino-acid sequence MLHMAGLSFHLPEEVDQRRADETQVEARMAKIHAKIAKIKGKKQDGQDGQEEDEGQRGSEKNECENEKTDDAEKGDAEKGDEDVIVVSADEVRIEHEAITRRAWCKKGARTRIRVDRKRQSQSYIGFLHEADGSVDLMRLDWQNTSNIVKALTDLTLKYPDKTIVVVWDNAGWHKSKKLREHLGKGNILERIHLINLPPYSPNKNPIERVWGEGKKSISNRQRAHFEDTRNAFETFIRSNKFPYRLTK; translated from the coding sequence TTGCTCCACATGGCGGGGTTGTCCTTCCACCTGCCCGAGGAGGTGGACCAGCGCCGCGCCGACGAGACCCAGGTCGAGGCCCGCATGGCGAAGATCCACGCCAAGATCGCCAAGATCAAGGGGAAGAAGCAGGACGGGCAGGACGGGCAGGAGGAGGACGAGGGGCAGCGGGGGAGTGAGAAGAATGAGTGCGAGAACGAGAAGACGGACGACGCGGAGAAGGGAGATGCGGAGAAGGGGGATGAGGATGTCATCGTGGTGTCCGCGGACGAGGTGAGGATCGAGCACGAGGCCATTACTCGCAGGGCCTGGTGCAAGAAGGGCGCCAGGACCAGGATCAGGGTCGATCGGAAACGGCAGTCCCAGAGCTATATCGGATTCCTCCACGAGGCGGACGGGAGCGTGGACCTCATGCGACTGGACTGGCAGAACACCTCCAACATCGTGAAGGCCCTGACCGATCTTACCCTGAAGTACCCGGACAAGACGATCGTCGTGGTGTGGGACAACGCCGGATGGCACAAGTCGAAGAAACTGAGGGAGCACCTGGGGAAGGGCAACATCCTGGAGAGGATCCATCTCATCAACCTGCCGCCCTACAGCCCCAATAAGAACCCCATCGAACGCGTCTGGGGAGAAGGCAAGAAATCCATCAGCAACCGACAGCGCGCCCACTTCGAGGACACCCGCAACGCATTCGAGACCTTCATCAGGAGCAACAAATTCCCATACCGCCTCACAAAATGA
- a CDS encoding mycothiol transferase, whose protein sequence is MSETPAPAAPTAPSTAPTAPPTSPADPCRTLLADGLDRSRERFDRALDGVTVEQANARPVSGLAPRIDSLTWLAWHTAREIDLQISALAGVEPLWTGAGFSARFALPLPDDTEDWRHTPEQAALVRVDDLALLTDYLDAACALARDYLDGLEAAALDDVVDRSWDPPVTRAARLVSIIDDAAQHSGQAVYARRLLGLEG, encoded by the coding sequence ATGAGCGAGACCCCCGCCCCAGCCGCACCAACCGCTCCTTCGACCGCCCCGACCGCACCGCCCACATCCCCCGCCGACCCGTGCCGCACCCTCCTCGCCGACGGCCTGGACCGCTCCCGCGAGCGCTTCGACCGCGCCCTGGACGGCGTCACCGTCGAGCAGGCCAATGCCCGACCCGTGTCCGGGCTCGCCCCGCGCATCGACTCCCTCACCTGGCTCGCCTGGCATACGGCCCGGGAGATCGACCTCCAGATCAGCGCCCTGGCCGGGGTCGAGCCCCTGTGGACCGGCGCGGGATTCTCCGCCCGCTTCGCCCTGCCGCTGCCCGACGACACCGAGGACTGGCGCCACACCCCCGAGCAGGCCGCGCTGGTGCGCGTGGACGACCTCGCGCTCCTGACCGACTACCTCGACGCCGCCTGCGCCCTGGCCCGCGACTATCTGGACGGTCTGGAGGCGGCGGCCCTCGACGACGTCGTGGACCGCTCCTGGGATCCGCCGGTCACCCGCGCCGCACGCCTGGTCTCGATCATTGACGACGCCGCCCAGCACTCGGGCCAGGCCGTCTACGCCCGCCGGCTGCTGGGCCTGGAGGGCTGA
- a CDS encoding HNH endonuclease signature motif containing protein encodes MFENRGSAAPPARVGAAGPAGASGRDGAFSEALGAGPRASGADEEALDRLAAMVPGAQLADVVERFLSPLLGPAPAGDSPSDCGDPDEGECFRLFGPGGEGALVERVLDPGERALLEAADRLQVGPGGEVAAEALAGLGARALSEVVAACRRLASWAHWVEALASACLARTPELRAGPAPRGPQDEAPRFVTPQENRFTVSSEIACRLGVSRSRAERLLERGEAMLSGALAPTEALHRVGLIDEAKAAVIADRLTGASTETARAVQTEVLPRAPHRTHAQLARDLDRSLTALDPDGARGRRRRNTAGRHVSRPRPAGEGVSEMRMLMPTADAFLVDATLDAVAASARAAGDERTPAQLRADALVGMTLSTLRTCQRDACRRAPDPAAAPTGSTAGGPAPTSAVAAPASATVTATADGRLMPDGVPLEGMLTALSDLVGSSGPWWTPSGSAPVFPPPGLQVLVDVTIPLDHLVQALEDEPPGSDPPPDPPPGRGPDSGAGVEGPPGCGPSAHRSPDPGPARCEAVLTMGGRSAPIPGVAARALAAGGTWRRLVTDPLSGAVLDIGRRRYRPPAALADLVRARDRACTHPGCEVPARRCDLDHIRPWAAGGTTCLTNLTSLCQAHHRLKHTPGWSLTRADDGSLVWRTPSGARYRREADGTILRLPRRVGPRHLIEPGGPVPDHLAAAVTGAVLDRLERGLADAAPAALTARGPRPGQRPGAFETVPYPAALHTLGLAALLDEVPAF; translated from the coding sequence ATGTTCGAGAACCGGGGTTCGGCTGCACCGCCCGCGCGAGTCGGCGCGGCGGGGCCCGCCGGCGCGTCCGGGCGGGACGGGGCCTTCAGCGAGGCCCTCGGTGCGGGCCCCAGGGCGAGCGGTGCGGACGAGGAGGCCCTGGACCGCCTGGCCGCCATGGTCCCGGGCGCCCAGCTCGCCGACGTCGTCGAGCGGTTCCTGAGCCCGCTCCTGGGTCCGGCTCCGGCGGGGGACTCGCCGTCGGACTGCGGCGATCCGGACGAGGGGGAGTGCTTCCGCCTGTTCGGCCCCGGCGGCGAGGGGGCGCTCGTCGAGCGGGTGCTCGATCCGGGTGAGCGGGCGCTGCTGGAGGCGGCGGACCGCCTGCAGGTGGGTCCCGGCGGCGAGGTGGCGGCCGAGGCCCTGGCGGGCCTGGGGGCCCGGGCGCTGAGCGAGGTCGTCGCCGCGTGCCGGCGCCTGGCTTCCTGGGCGCACTGGGTCGAGGCCCTGGCGAGCGCCTGCCTGGCGCGCACCCCGGAGCTGCGCGCGGGACCGGCCCCGCGGGGGCCGCAAGACGAGGCTCCGCGCTTCGTGACGCCGCAGGAGAACCGGTTCACCGTCTCCAGTGAGATCGCTTGCCGCCTGGGCGTCTCCCGTTCCCGCGCGGAGCGGCTCCTGGAGCGCGGCGAGGCCATGCTGTCGGGCGCGCTGGCGCCCACCGAGGCGCTGCACCGCGTGGGCCTGATCGATGAGGCCAAGGCGGCCGTCATCGCGGACCGGCTCACCGGTGCAAGCACGGAGACGGCCCGCGCCGTCCAGACCGAGGTCCTGCCCCGCGCCCCGCACCGCACGCACGCCCAGCTCGCGCGCGACCTCGACCGGTCGCTGACCGCCCTGGACCCCGACGGCGCCCGGGGGCGTCGGCGCCGCAATACCGCCGGGCGCCACGTGAGCCGGCCGCGGCCGGCGGGGGAGGGCGTGAGCGAGATGCGCATGCTCATGCCCACCGCCGACGCCTTCCTGGTGGACGCCACCCTCGACGCCGTGGCCGCCTCGGCGCGCGCCGCCGGCGATGAGCGCACCCCCGCCCAGCTGCGCGCCGACGCGCTGGTGGGAATGACCCTGAGCACGCTGCGCACCTGCCAGCGCGACGCCTGCCGGCGGGCCCCGGATCCCGCGGCCGCGCCGACTGGTTCCACGGCGGGCGGTCCCGCGCCGACCAGCGCCGTCGCCGCCCCCGCCTCAGCCACTGTCACCGCCACCGCCGATGGCCGTCTCATGCCCGACGGCGTGCCCCTGGAGGGCATGCTCACCGCCCTGAGCGACCTCGTCGGGTCGAGCGGCCCGTGGTGGACGCCGTCGGGATCGGCGCCCGTGTTCCCGCCGCCCGGGCTGCAGGTCCTGGTCGACGTCACCATCCCCCTGGACCACCTCGTCCAGGCCCTCGAGGACGAACCGCCCGGCTCGGACCCGCCCCCGGACCCGCCCCCGGGCCGGGGCCCGGACTCCGGCGCGGGGGTCGAGGGACCCCCGGGCTGCGGGCCTTCCGCTCACCGGTCCCCGGATCCCGGACCCGCCCGGTGCGAGGCCGTCCTGACCATGGGAGGGCGCAGTGCGCCCATCCCCGGGGTCGCGGCCCGGGCCCTGGCCGCGGGCGGGACGTGGCGCCGACTCGTCACCGACCCGCTCTCCGGCGCCGTGCTCGACATCGGCCGCCGCCGCTACCGCCCGCCCGCCGCCCTGGCCGACCTCGTGCGCGCCCGGGACCGCGCCTGCACCCACCCCGGCTGCGAGGTGCCCGCGCGCCGCTGCGACCTCGACCACATCAGGCCGTGGGCGGCCGGCGGGACGACCTGCCTGACCAACCTCACCAGCCTGTGCCAGGCCCACCACCGCCTCAAGCACACGCCGGGGTGGTCGCTGACCCGCGCCGACGACGGCTCCCTGGTCTGGCGGACCCCCTCCGGCGCCCGCTACCGGCGCGAGGCGGACGGCACGATCCTCCGGCTGCCCCGGCGGGTGGGCCCGCGCCATCTCATCGAGCCGGGCGGCCCTGTCCCCGACCACCTCGCCGCCGCGGTCACCGGCGCCGTCCTGGACCGGCTCGAGCGGGGCCTGGCCGACGCCGCCCCCGCCGCCCTGACCGCCCGCGGGCCCCGACCCGGACAGCGGCCCGGCGCCTTCGAGACCGTTCCCTACCCCGCCGCCCTCCACACCCTGGGGCTGGCGGCCCTCCTCGACGAGGTCCCGGCCTTCTGA
- a CDS encoding TetR/AcrR family transcriptional regulator, with product MTRTRAGRPYHIGLTPEAIIDVAVEATRDAGLESWSVRDLARRLGVATASLYHHVGGQELLRRRVVERVLTMVGFPTRVLPWREWFRAALFPARPVLAGHPGTARWLLLHGPAFPAMIPVVDAGIASLQRAGFGADTAKTYAALFNTALMTIASADDRAAHTRSAGRDHEALMDEFEALGRESPGISLLTRDLAGRLTGSAESAASVQDEYYRFVLERLMDGLEGLTTSQR from the coding sequence ATGACCAGAACCAGGGCCGGCAGGCCCTACCACATCGGCCTCACCCCCGAGGCGATTATCGACGTCGCCGTTGAGGCCACGCGCGACGCGGGGCTCGAGTCGTGGTCGGTGCGCGATCTGGCCCGGCGCCTCGGCGTGGCCACCGCCTCGCTGTACCACCACGTCGGCGGGCAGGAGCTGCTGCGCCGTCGCGTCGTCGAGCGGGTCCTGACCATGGTCGGCTTCCCGACGCGGGTCCTGCCCTGGCGGGAGTGGTTCCGCGCGGCCCTGTTCCCCGCGCGCCCCGTCCTGGCGGGTCACCCCGGGACCGCCCGCTGGCTCCTGCTCCACGGTCCGGCCTTCCCCGCGATGATTCCCGTCGTTGACGCCGGCATCGCCTCGCTCCAGCGGGCCGGGTTCGGGGCGGACACGGCCAAGACGTACGCGGCCCTGTTCAACACGGCCCTGATGACCATCGCCTCCGCGGACGACCGGGCCGCTCACACCCGGTCGGCCGGGCGGGACCATGAGGCGCTCATGGACGAGTTCGAGGCGCTGGGACGCGAGAGTCCCGGGATCTCGCTGCTGACGCGCGACCTGGCGGGCCGCCTGACCGGTTCGGCCGAGTCGGCCGCCTCCGTGCAGGACGAGTACTACCGCTTCGTCCTGGAGCGCCTCATGGACGGTCTCGAGGGCCTCACGACGTCGCAGCGGTGA
- a CDS encoding MptD family putative ECF transporter S component encodes MSDHDQRRLTLAMSGRDLMTIGIFAAIYLVLYYGITMFGFLNPVMMIATLGLSVVVGAIPFMLFLARVKHAGMVFLFTLIVALVCLVLGFPPVAVVLLIALSVVIEVIQAVTGYRSRWAGVISYIVFAVWYAGPLLPLYYDRAGYFSSMVANGRDEAYTRRLDEFLSTGVLVGYDVGVVVLGLVGGVIALNLLRKNFERAGLA; translated from the coding sequence ATGAGCGATCACGATCAGCGCCGCCTCACCCTCGCGATGAGCGGCCGCGATCTCATGACCATCGGCATCTTCGCGGCCATCTACCTCGTGCTGTACTACGGCATCACCATGTTCGGGTTCCTCAACCCGGTCATGATGATCGCGACCCTGGGTCTGAGCGTCGTAGTCGGGGCGATCCCGTTCATGCTGTTCCTGGCCAGGGTGAAGCACGCCGGAATGGTCTTCCTGTTCACGCTCATCGTCGCCCTGGTGTGCCTGGTCCTCGGGTTCCCGCCGGTGGCGGTCGTCCTCCTGATCGCCCTGTCCGTCGTCATCGAGGTCATTCAGGCGGTCACCGGCTACCGCTCGCGCTGGGCCGGAGTCATCTCCTACATCGTCTTCGCCGTGTGGTACGCGGGTCCGCTCCTGCCCCTGTACTACGACCGCGCCGGCTACTTCAGCTCCATGGTCGCGAACGGCAGGGACGAGGCGTACACTCGCCGCCTCGACGAGTTCCTGTCGACCGGGGTCCTCGTCGGCTACGACGTCGGCGTGGTCGTCCTCGGCCTCGTCGGCGGCGTCATCGCCCTCAACCTGCTGCGCAAGAACTTCGAGCGGGCGGGACTGGCTTGA
- a CDS encoding energy-coupling factor transporter transmembrane component T, whose translation MSAASTTSLGAAAIARSADVGHPGPTGSRGRTDPRTSLLLILVISILVMAPGGAVFIPAGAALGLLLALADGARKHAAALALGVGILGFGWCALPRLLPSMLTAAIGLAANYFLRFLVIYGVGQHLFRTATPGTMTAALRAARVPRALTVPIAVMLRFVPVVAAEASAVLDSMRLRGLTGWRSVLRHPVLSIGWFTVPVIASTLRVGDDLSAAALLRGLGSHGRPTCRVPLRLGRLDLLWTGVGAALVAACLAVKGLT comes from the coding sequence TTGAGCGCGGCGTCGACGACGTCGCTCGGGGCCGCCGCGATCGCGCGGTCGGCCGACGTCGGGCATCCGGGCCCGACGGGTTCGCGGGGGAGGACCGATCCGCGCACGAGTCTGCTCCTGATCCTCGTGATCAGCATCCTGGTCATGGCGCCCGGAGGCGCGGTCTTCATCCCCGCGGGCGCGGCGCTCGGACTCCTCCTGGCTCTGGCCGACGGCGCCCGGAAGCACGCCGCCGCCCTCGCGCTGGGCGTCGGCATCCTCGGATTCGGCTGGTGCGCGCTGCCGCGGCTCCTGCCCTCCATGCTCACCGCGGCCATCGGCCTGGCGGCGAACTACTTCCTCCGCTTCCTCGTCATCTACGGGGTGGGGCAGCATCTGTTCCGCACGGCGACGCCCGGCACCATGACCGCGGCGCTGAGGGCCGCGCGCGTGCCGCGGGCGCTGACGGTGCCCATAGCCGTCATGCTGCGCTTCGTACCCGTCGTCGCGGCCGAGGCGTCCGCGGTGCTCGACTCGATGCGCCTGCGCGGGCTCACCGGATGGCGCTCCGTCCTGAGGCATCCGGTCCTGAGCATCGGGTGGTTCACGGTTCCCGTCATTGCCTCGACGCTGCGGGTCGGCGACGACCTGAGCGCGGCGGCCCTCCTGCGCGGCCTGGGATCCCATGGGCGACCGACCTGCCGCGTCCCGCTGCGCCTGGGACGGCTCGATCTGCTGTGGACCGGGGTCGGCGCGGCGCTCGTGGCGGCCTGTCTGGCCGTCAAGGGGCTGACGTGA